The window AAGGATTTTTTGCCGTTTTCGGAAATAGCGGACAAATTAAAATGCGTCATCTTGGGCATGACGAGCGATTCGATCACTTTGCCAATATTGAGGCGCGTATTTATGTCAATGCGTTTTCTAAAAGGATCGCGTTTCCATGCGGCAAAGGTCACGGCCGGGGCCGTTTTGGACGGAACCGCGACGACGGCCGCTTGCGTGGTCGCCGAAGTATTAGTCACAGCCGTTTCGGTAGCCGTTTTTTTGGTTTTGTCTTTGGCCGCCGTTTTCGGTTTTGCAGTCGCAAGATCATAGACGACGTACGCGAGCAAAAGACCGAGGACGATAAAAAGGCGGGTTTGCGTTTTGGATAATTTTGGTTTAGCCATGACTAATTCCTTATTTCTACCGGCTGATGTTTCGATGCGATGCGTATCCACGCGCGTGCCTGGATCAGGAGTTTATCGCTCTTTTCCTGCGCGGCAATACGCAGATCGGTAAAATTGATCGCGTAATGCAGTTTATCGAGATTGTCGATTAATAATCCGTAGTCCAGGAAAGCGCCGTCAAATTCCATCAGGATCGGTAATTCAAAGCTGTTGGAGTTTCCATCCGACGATTGTGCGTGCGCCAAAAGTGAATCGGTAGAGAAGTTGATGACTTTCAGATCAACCTGGAACTGCTTGCATAAACGGTGTAATTGCGCCATCGCTGCGGAGATGCTGTCGGGTTTTAATATCATTTTTTTTAATTCTTCAACGTCTTCGCGATTTTTTTCCAATTGTTCACGTTTCGCCGGAATGAGCTTGATACGGTGAGTCGCTTCGGCGATGTCGGTGTTGGTATTTTTGATGGCCAGCTCGGCGGATTGAATATTGCCGCGAAGCATCGTGAAGCCGAAGACAGCCCATCCCGCAACGAGTGTCAGGATCAATCCTGCAAGGATCCAGAATTTGATAAGGTTTTTCATGTCACGGCCTCGCTTTATTGGCAATGATTTCAAAAAACAGCCGTTCATCGGTGACGTCGCGGCGTTTTTCGCGCAAACTGACTTCACTGAAGAAATTAGTTTTCTCGATCGCGCTGATGAAATTCAGAAGGTGAATGTCCGCGTAGAAAACGTCTTTGTAGACGACGCCTTTGATCCGGAGTTCGTTCGATTCGATCTTATCCGGTGCATTCATGCTGTTGGCCTTCATTTGTTTATTCACTTTCAGGCGGTCGACCTGTATCGCATTGAAAGCGTTGCCCCACGTCATGTCGTCAATGGCGATTTCATCCGGTGTCACATTGCTGATCATTTTCAGGATATAATTGACTAATGAATCCGTTTTGATTTCGGAGCGAAGCTGTAATTCCGTCATCTTCAGTTGCAATTGTTCGTTTTCAAGTTTATCGAATTCTCCGTTTTGTTCGCGTATTTGCTGAAGCGACGTTTGCAGGGACGCATTGATATCGTTAAGGCTATGGCGTTCGATATTCATCAGGAAAGTGAATCCGCCCAGAACGGCGCACACGAGGAATAGCGTCAAGCCAAGCCACGATGCGCCGTGCCGGTAACGGATTTCTTTTTTCAAAACTTGCGGTAAAAAATTGAATTCCACGCCGTGCGATAACGCCGCGCCGACGCTATCGAAGAAGGCAATAAAGTTTTTCTGTTCGTTGACATGGTTTGAAGACGCGTCGCCGAGATGTTCCTGCGGATGTGGAATCTCGAGCGTATGGCCGATATGCCGTTCCAGGAATGGCGTGAGATTTTTCAGTTTGACGGAATTGCCGTTGACGTACACGTGATCGAACGTAACTGACTTGAAATTTTCAAGGTAGTAATCGAGCGACATTTTGATTTCCGACACAAAACGTTCGGCGACCGGCCGCATCATCACGGCGATTTCAGAATAGGGAATGCCTTGCATGGTTTTGCCGTCGATCGGATCGATGATCAAGCCCATCGATTGTTTGATATCTTCCGCTTCATCCCAGCTCAGCACGTACGACACATTATCGACAAAAATGGTTTCCATCAGCGCGGTCGTAAAATGATTGCCGCCGATAGGAATTTCACGCGCAAACTGAAGCGTATCGTCGCGGAAGAAGGTCACAAGGCTGTTTTCATAACCGATGTCGATCATCAGGCTGTGACGGCCTTTGTCCGGATTGCGGTTCAGAAGATTCCAATGCGCGACCGGTTTGATCACGAGTTTGCTCGGCTCGATGCCGGCGCGTTTGAGTAATTGCAAGTGCTGTTGGATCAGATCGTCTTTGACGGCCATGACGAGGACGTAGAATTCATTCGGATTGGACGGCAATTCATCGAGAATGATGTATTGTAATTGCACCGGGGCGTCATTGAAAAAATGCAATTCTTTTTTGTTTTTCCATAGCAACGCCTCGTGAAGATCCTGCCGGGTGACTTTGGGCATTTTCAGGAGGCGGAGATTGACGTCCATGCCTCCGATGGCCGAGATCACGTCCGTCGAGCCGAAGCGCATGGTTTTGGAAATTTGCTTGAGGTATTGCGTGACGACCAATTCGTCGCTGGATTTGCCGATGGCCAGATCGATTTCTTCCATCTGAATGATTTCGGCTTTTTTTCCGTAGCGGCGAATTTTGGAAGCGCGGATGAAGCGGGAATTGACTTCGAGCCCGATCGTTTTTTGGGCGAACGGACGTAAAAGCCAGGGGATGCGTTGTTTCGGATTAAAGGGCGCTGAGAAATCCAACTGAATTTCCGGCATGACGGGGGCGGACGGTTCGATACGATCGCCGGAATGTTTAAGACTTTCTTCATGCCCGGCAACAAATTGATCGAGGCTGGGATTCGCCACGGCTTGCGTTTTGGAATGCCCGTTACCGTTATCGCCGGTCTGGATCAGGTTCATGAGACGGACGCTGGAGAGCGCTTGCTCTTCCTGATCCTGATGAGTGGTGTTCAATTCATACATACGCAACCTCTTTGCGGCGAATGTTGTGCGTGAGTACGTCTTCTTCGATCCGTCCCAATTGTTCATTTACGCGCACTAAGTACGCCTGTTGGCACAGATTGATCGCTTTGCGCGGGAATCCCTGGCTGTAATCATAAATTTGTTTCAGTGCCGGTTCGGAGAAAACATCCTGCACGTGTTCGTGTGTGGTTTTGCGCAAGCGGTGATCGATCATCCGGATCAATTCTTCTTCCGAAAAAGGATTGAGAATATACGCGGCGGCGATGCGGTCCATGAAATTGGGCATACTGCGGATGTTCTCGGTAAATTCCATCTGCGCCAAAATGACGACTTGGAGCAATTTGAATTCGTTGGTTTCGTAGTTCAGCAGGCCACGGATAATTTCCATCATCGCCGGGGATAGCTTTTGGCCTTCGTCGATAATGAGCACGGGGATTTTCTTTTCGTTGATGCCTTTGAAGTACAGGAAGTTTTGCAACGCTTCTTTGTATTCGAGCACCGTTTGCGCTTTGGTTTTGATCTCAAAAAGCTGGCTGAGGTGCGCGAGAAATTCGAGTTCGGAATTGAATTGCGGATCGAGGATCAGTCTGAAAATGTATTCGGGTTTGTCCTGGAAGAGGCGGATGAGAATACGGCCGACGGTGGTTTTGCCCATGCCGACGCCGCCCAATACGACGCTCATACCGGAGCGCAGGCGGATCGACGATTCCAGCGCCTGCAGGCATTCCACGTGCTGGCGTGAGAAGTAAAAAAGCTGAGGATCGGGTGAAATCGAGAAAGGATTTTTTCTCATGGATCCGTTGAATAAAACCGATGGATAATTCATAATGACTCCTTATTCCGCTCCGACGACGACGTTGCGGCCGAGTTCTTTGGCTTTGTATAAGCCTTTGTCCGCTTTGTCGATCAATTCTTTGATCTGGATGGAATCGTCGGGGAAAGTCGAGACGCCCATGCTGATCGTGAGATTGCCGAGCGGTTGTTTTTCCTGATTATCGAAATGCGTCGATTCCACGGTCTGGCGAAGTTTTTCGGCGATCACCAAAGCTTGTTCTTTATTCGTTTCCGGAAGAATGAGGGCAAATTCTTCGCCGCCGTACCGGCATTCGAGATCGCACACGCGCGTATGTTCGCGCAGGAGCGACGCGACTTTTTTCAACACTTC of the bacterium genome contains:
- a CDS encoding general secretion pathway protein GspB, producing MAKPKLSKTQTRLFIVLGLLLAYVVYDLATAKPKTAAKDKTKKTATETAVTNTSATTQAAVVAVPSKTAPAVTFAAWKRDPFRKRIDINTRLNIGKVIESLVMPKMTHFNLSAISENGKKSFAIINDQIVGIGEQVNGYRVVEIQASKVILKKNDFTFTLELPVEDDNF
- the pilM gene encoding pilus assembly protein PilM — encoded protein: MYELNTTHQDQEEQALSSVRLMNLIQTGDNGNGHSKTQAVANPSLDQFVAGHEESLKHSGDRIEPSAPVMPEIQLDFSAPFNPKQRIPWLLRPFAQKTIGLEVNSRFIRASKIRRYGKKAEIIQMEEIDLAIGKSSDELVVTQYLKQISKTMRFGSTDVISAIGGMDVNLRLLKMPKVTRQDLHEALLWKNKKELHFFNDAPVQLQYIILDELPSNPNEFYVLVMAVKDDLIQQHLQLLKRAGIEPSKLVIKPVAHWNLLNRNPDKGRHSLMIDIGYENSLVTFFRDDTLQFAREIPIGGNHFTTALMETIFVDNVSYVLSWDEAEDIKQSMGLIIDPIDGKTMQGIPYSEIAVMMRPVAERFVSEIKMSLDYYLENFKSVTFDHVYVNGNSVKLKNLTPFLERHIGHTLEIPHPQEHLGDASSNHVNEQKNFIAFFDSVGAALSHGVEFNFLPQVLKKEIRYRHGASWLGLTLFLVCAVLGGFTFLMNIERHSLNDINASLQTSLQQIREQNGEFDKLENEQLQLKMTELQLRSEIKTDSLVNYILKMISNVTPDEIAIDDMTWGNAFNAIQVDRLKVNKQMKANSMNAPDKIESNELRIKGVVYKDVFYADIHLLNFISAIEKTNFFSEVSLREKRRDVTDERLFFEIIANKARP
- a CDS encoding AAA family ATPase; the encoded protein is MNYPSVLFNGSMRKNPFSISPDPQLFYFSRQHVECLQALESSIRLRSGMSVVLGGVGMGKTTVGRILIRLFQDKPEYIFRLILDPQFNSELEFLAHLSQLFEIKTKAQTVLEYKEALQNFLYFKGINEKKIPVLIIDEGQKLSPAMMEIIRGLLNYETNEFKLLQVVILAQMEFTENIRSMPNFMDRIAAAYILNPFSEEELIRMIDHRLRKTTHEHVQDVFSEPALKQIYDYSQGFPRKAINLCQQAYLVRVNEQLGRIEEDVLTHNIRRKEVAYV